One part of the Mariniflexile litorale genome encodes these proteins:
- the gldG gene encoding gliding motility-associated ABC transporter substrate-binding protein GldG has product MKKHLKHIAILLLILVAINYISSFAFKRFDLTEDKRYTLSDATINIIKKVDSPIEIDVFLSGDDFPSEFRRLQNETKQLLEEFSSENKNIIFNFINPLEHDATRERNIQQLTDRGLTPMQLSVQESGKASQAIIFPWALASYNNETVLISLVKNKIGTSQQDLVTNSVQHLEYAFADGFSKLTNPKHHKIAVLRGNKQLADKYIANFIKKLGEYYFIAPFTLDSVASNPQKTLETLENFDLIISAKPTEAFTEEEKLVLDQYTMNGGKSLWLIDAVAMEKDSLYNDTGKNFATTRDLNLTDFFFKYGVRVNPVLVSTLYSAPITLAMGEGSESQFQHLRWPYSPLASTNDTHPIVNNLNFVKFDFANQIDTLKNNIKKTILLESAPLTKLEGTPREISLDIVTQDPDPATFNKGNQTLAVLLEGEFTSVYDNRIKPFKLKKERNKSIPTKMIVIADGDVIKNEVFRNAPQELGFDRWTGQTFGNKEFLLNAVNYLLDDNGLINIRSKEITVEFLNQEKIADEKIKWQIINILLPLLLLGAFGVLFNYFRRKKYAH; this is encoded by the coding sequence TTGAAGAAGCACCTTAAACATATAGCAATACTTTTACTGATATTAGTTGCCATTAATTACATTAGTAGTTTTGCCTTTAAACGTTTCGATTTAACCGAAGACAAACGCTATACCTTAAGCGATGCAACTATTAATATTATTAAAAAAGTAGATTCACCTATTGAAATAGACGTATTTTTAAGCGGTGATGATTTTCCTTCGGAATTTAGGCGTCTTCAAAATGAAACCAAACAATTGCTTGAAGAGTTTTCATCTGAAAATAAAAATATTATTTTCAATTTTATTAATCCGTTAGAACATGATGCTACCCGAGAACGTAACATTCAGCAATTAACAGACAGAGGCTTAACTCCCATGCAGTTAAGTGTTCAAGAAAGTGGAAAAGCATCTCAAGCCATTATTTTTCCCTGGGCATTAGCAAGTTACAATAATGAAACAGTTCTAATATCACTTGTAAAAAACAAAATAGGCACATCACAACAAGACTTAGTTACCAATTCTGTACAACATTTAGAATATGCCTTTGCCGATGGGTTTAGTAAATTAACAAACCCAAAACACCATAAAATTGCTGTTTTAAGAGGCAATAAACAATTAGCAGATAAATACATTGCCAATTTTATAAAAAAACTAGGCGAATATTATTTTATTGCGCCATTTACTCTAGATAGTGTTGCTAGTAATCCTCAAAAAACACTTGAAACGTTAGAAAATTTCGATTTAATAATTTCAGCAAAACCTACCGAAGCGTTTACTGAAGAAGAGAAGTTAGTGCTTGACCAATATACCATGAATGGGGGAAAAAGCTTGTGGCTTATTGATGCTGTTGCTATGGAAAAGGATAGTTTGTATAACGATACTGGAAAAAACTTTGCGACCACCAGAGACTTAAATTTAACCGATTTCTTTTTTAAATACGGAGTTCGTGTTAACCCTGTTCTGGTAAGTACATTATACTCCGCTCCTATTACTTTGGCTATGGGCGAAGGTAGCGAATCGCAATTTCAGCACTTACGTTGGCCATATTCACCTTTAGCATCAACAAACGACACACATCCGATTGTTAATAATTTAAATTTTGTGAAATTTGATTTTGCGAATCAAATAGATACGCTTAAAAACAACATTAAGAAAACGATTCTACTTGAAAGTGCCCCCTTAACAAAACTTGAAGGTACGCCTAGAGAAATTAGTTTAGATATTGTTACGCAAGATCCAGACCCTGCTACATTCAACAAAGGAAATCAAACCTTAGCCGTTTTATTAGAAGGTGAGTTTACTTCGGTTTATGACAATAGAATAAAACCATTCAAACTTAAAAAAGAACGAAATAAAAGCATTCCAACAAAAATGATTGTAATTGCCGATGGCGATGTTATAAAAAACGAAGTTTTTAGAAACGCACCTCAAGAATTAGGTTTTGATAGATGGACGGGACAAACCTTCGGTAATAAAGAATTTTTACTGAATGCTGTTAATTATTTACTAGACGATAATGGACTTATAAACATTCGTTCGAAAGAAATAACCGTTGAATTTTTAAATCAGGAAAAAATTGCTGATGAAAAAATCAAATGGCAAATTATAAACATTTTACTTCCGCTACTGCTATTAGGGGCTTTCGGAGTACTTTTTAATTATTTCAGAAGAAAAAAATACGCTCATTAG
- the dnaN gene encoding DNA polymerase III subunit beta: MKFIVSSTYLLKQLQVLGGVINSSNTLPILDNFLFELDNSTLTVSASDLETTMASSLEVESDSKGNVAIPARLLLDTLKTFPEQPLTFVVEENNTVEISSNHGKYALAYADGNEFPKAVSLEDPSKTVVIGDVLATAISKTIFAAGNDDLRPVMSGVFFQFSTEGLTFVATDAHKLVKYTREDIKASQVAEFIMPKKPLNLLKGILAGSENEVTIEYNDSNAKFTFENSELICRLIDGKYPNYEAVIPKENPNKLVIDRNQFLNSVRRVSIFSNKTTHQIRLKIAGAELNISAEDIDYSNKAEERLTCDYQGDDMQIGFNSRFLTEMLNNLSSTDVQLEMSMPNRAGILTPIDGLDDGEQVTMLVMPVMLNS; encoded by the coding sequence ATGAAATTTATAGTATCAAGTACCTATTTATTAAAACAATTGCAGGTTTTAGGCGGTGTTATTAACAGTTCGAACACCTTACCTATTTTAGATAATTTCTTATTTGAATTAGATAATTCCACATTAACAGTTTCGGCAAGCGATTTGGAAACTACTATGGCTTCTTCACTAGAAGTAGAAAGTGATAGTAAAGGTAATGTTGCTATTCCTGCCCGATTGTTATTAGATACTTTAAAAACATTTCCTGAGCAACCCTTAACTTTTGTTGTTGAAGAAAACAATACAGTTGAAATTAGCTCTAATCATGGTAAATACGCCTTAGCTTATGCTGATGGAAACGAATTTCCTAAAGCTGTTTCTCTTGAAGACCCAAGTAAAACAGTAGTAATTGGCGATGTATTGGCTACAGCTATAAGTAAAACTATTTTTGCCGCTGGAAATGATGATTTACGCCCAGTAATGAGTGGTGTGTTTTTTCAATTTTCTACAGAAGGTTTAACATTTGTTGCAACCGATGCTCACAAACTAGTTAAATACACACGTGAAGATATTAAAGCAAGCCAAGTCGCAGAATTTATCATGCCTAAAAAACCTTTAAATTTATTGAAAGGGATTTTAGCTGGAAGTGAAAATGAAGTTACTATTGAATACAACGATTCGAATGCTAAATTCACTTTTGAAAACTCTGAGTTAATCTGTCGTCTAATTGATGGTAAATACCCTAACTACGAAGCGGTAATTCCTAAAGAAAATCCAAATAAACTAGTTATAGACAGAAACCAATTTTTAAACTCTGTGCGTCGTGTTAGTATTTTCTCTAACAAAACAACACATCAAATTAGATTAAAAATTGCAGGTGCAGAACTTAATATTTCAGCTGAAGATATTGATTACAGCAACAAAGCTGAAGAACGGTTAACTTGTGATTACCAAGGTGATGATATGCAAATTGGTTTTAACTCACGCTTTTTAACAGAGATGTTAAATAATCTAAGTTCTACCGATGTACAGTTAGAAATGAGCATGCCAAATAGAGCAGGCATTTTAACACCTATTGATGGTTTAGATGATGGCGAGCAAGTAACGATGCTAGTAATGCCTGTGATGCTGAATAGCTAA
- a CDS encoding DUF4870 domain-containing protein yields the protein MREDNQLLVITHLSQLVTLVTGFGSLLIPLIIWVTQKDKVYQMDTHGKNIINFQLSLIVYFIICIPLILLLGLGILGFIVLGIISIIFPIINAIKASNGENPKYPLSFNFIS from the coding sequence ATGAGAGAAGACAATCAACTTTTAGTAATTACCCATTTAAGTCAATTAGTTACTTTGGTAACAGGCTTTGGTAGTTTGTTAATACCATTAATAATTTGGGTAACCCAAAAAGATAAAGTGTATCAAATGGATACACACGGTAAAAATATTATAAATTTTCAATTAAGCCTAATTGTGTATTTTATAATATGTATCCCATTAATTTTATTGTTAGGATTGGGAATATTAGGTTTTATAGTATTAGGAATTATATCCATTATTTTTCCAATAATAAATGCTATAAAAGCCAGTAATGGGGAAAATCCAAAGTACCCTTTATCTTTTAATTTTATTAGTTAA